A segment of the Streptomyces sp. XD-27 genome:
CGAGATCGCCCGCAGCGCGTACGTCAGCCTGGTCACCTACCGCCGCGACGGCACCCCCGTGCCCACCCCTGTCTGGGCGGTGGCGGCCGGGGACACGCTGCTCGTCTGGACAGGGGCGGACAGCTGGAAGGTCAGGCGGCTGCGCAACGACCCCCGGGTCACCGTCACCCCGTGCGGCTTTCGCGGCCGCGCCGTGCGCGGGGCCGCGGCGGTGCCCGCGACCGGCCGGGTGCTGGCGGACCCGGCCGGGGTGGCCCGGGTGCACGCGGCGATGGCCCGCAAGTACCGGTGGCGGTTCCGGATGGTGGACCGCGCCCACAAGCTGCTGTTCCGGGGCCGGCTCCGGCACGTCGGCATCGCCGTCACCTTCCGGCCCGCCGATCAGCCCGCGGGCTGATCGCTCGGCGCCCGCCACTCGACCGCGAACGCCCGAGCCGGGTTGCCGACGAGGATCCGCTCCACCAACTCCTCGCCCAGGTCGGCGGCGAGCCGCGGGCGCAGCCGCCGCAGCAGGTACGGCATGCCGGGGCCGCCGCCGGTAGCCGCCCGGGCCGCGGCGGTCGTGGTGTCGCCGCCCAGCAGCAGCCGGTCCGCGTACCCGGCGTCCGCGAGCGCGGCCAGTGCCTCCGGCAGCCGCCAGTCCGTGGCGTGGTGGGCGCGTGACGGCCCGTCGAAGGCCAGGTACGCGCCCGTCTCGGCGAGCCGTCGATGGTCGGTCGGATCCGGCGAGCGGTTCAGATGGCCCAGCAGCACCCGCCGCGGCGGTACCCCCAACTCCCCGCACAGCAGGTCGAGCACGTCCCAAGCGCCCGTCCCCAGCTCCAGATGCACCCCGATGGGCGCCCCCGTGCGGTGGTGGGCCCGCGCTGCGGCGGTCATCGTGTGCCGGGCGTGCGCGTCGAGCCCGTGGAAGCCGCCGGCCACCTTGATCAGCCCGGCCCGGGGCCCGTCCCCGCCGATGCCGCGCGTCAGCTCCTCGGTGAACAGGTCCGCGAGCCGGTCCCGTACGTCGTCGAGCAGCCGCGGCGGGTAGTGCACCGCCTGGTGCAGTCCGGTGGCGGCGACGACGTGGACGCCGGTGGCGCGGGCCAGCCCGGCGAGGGCCCCGGCCCCGCGCCCCATGCCGTACGGCGTCCACTGCACGACGGATCCGCCGCCCAGCCCGCGGAACGCGCGCAGTTCGTCGGCGGCGGCCGACGCGTTGTCCAGCTCCTGCCCCGGGAGCAGCGGGCTGCGGAGGAACAGGTGGTCGTGGGCGTCGCAGACGCCGAGCTCGGCGGGCGGGATGTCGCCGAGGACGGTACGGATGGCGGCGGCGTTCACCAGTGCCGCCCCTGCGGCAGCGCGTCGAGATGCGGGGCGGACAGGTGCAGCACCTGGAAGCGGTCGCCCGCCGCCTCGGGCGCGTCGTCCCGCCAGAGGGTGAAGTGCAGCAGCTCCCAGTGCCGCGGGTCGATCGCCAGAGCCGTCGAGTGGACCCCTTCCGTGCGGGCGCGTTCGCCGGTCTCCGCCAGCGCCCGCTCCACGGCGGTGGCCGGATCGGCGCCGGGCGGGACGGGCTCGGCGCGGCGGGTGGCGGTGCGCGGCGCGCGGTCCGCGGCCGGGCCGCGTTCGAAGGCCAGCCCCTGCCAGTGCTCGACGGTGGGACGGCCGAAGTCCTCGACGAGGCCGCGGAACCCGGCGCCCCACAGGAAGCGGTTCATGGCCTCGGGGGAGGCCCACAGATAGAACGGCGCGTAGGCGTTCACCGGCGAGCCGTCGACGCCCCGCTCGCGGATGCCGTACGCCTTGAGCCCGAGCCCGGGGAAGTCGTCCAGCAGGTGTCCCCGCGTCGCCACCCGGCGGCGGATGATCTCCATGTCGTAGTCGGCGGGCAGGGTGATGCGGTACTGCATGGCGTGCACGGAACTGCTCCTGTCGGTGGACGGGCGGCGGACGGTGTCCCCGGCCGTCGTAGGGGGCCTTGGAAGTGGTCGTCGCTCAAGGGCCCTGATACGGGCCGTCGTTCAGAGGCGGTCGACGGTCCGCGTCGCGAACAGGGCGGGCAGTCCGCGCACCGCGTGGTCGTCGCGGATGCGGGCGTACGCGCCCCTCAGCAGGTCCTGGGTGCTCTCGATCAGGCGTTCCGGAGTGCTCATGAGCACACTGTACATACTAGTAAGTACAGAATTCCAGCGCGGGGCGATCCGGTGCCCGGCGCGGGGTGATCCGGTGGGCGTCGCGCGGAAAGCCGGGCGCCCCCGGCTGGGTGACGGGCAGTCACCCGCAGGCCCGGCCGATGGCGCCCTCCGAACTCCGTCAGCCCGAGACGGCCGACCGGACCGCCGTGCGCTCGCGTGCGGCGGCCACCGGCCCCGGTCGCGTGCCGCCCCTGCGGTCCGGCGGGGCCGCCGCGCGACGCTCGGCGGCGGGCGCGCGCCCCGCGCCGTGCGCCGCGAGCGGGGACGTGCCAGTGGTGAGCCCCCGCGGCGCGGCGAGCGTGAACCACACGACCTTCCCGCTGCCGTCGTCCCCGGCGTGCATGCCCCAGCTCTCGCTGACGGCGGCCACCATGGTCAGCCCGCGACCATGGGTGCTCACCGGGTCCGCCTCGCACACCCGCGGCAGCCGTGGGTCCCGGTCGCGCACCGAGACCGTGAGCCGGTCCAGCATGAGAACGATCTCCACCGTGCACTGCTTGTCCGGCTCCGCATGCCGGTGCACGTTGGTCAGCAGTTCGGTGACGCACAGCGCCGCCGGGTCGATGAGCGCGTCGATGTGCCAGTAGCGCAGCTGCGCCGAGACGATTCTGCGGACCTGGCCGATCCGCGCCGGCAGAGCCTGCAACTCCACCGTGCAATGCCTGCTAGGAAGACTGATCACGGCTGCGACTCCCTGAAGAAGAGTTAGGGCTAGCCTGATTCAGATGCGGGCGATGAACGTGCGCGGCCGCGCGGGCAGCCGTACACGACCGGAGGGCCGGTTCTCAGCGTCACCGCCGGTTAACCCTCAGTGATACTCATACGCGTCAAGCGTCGGCCCACCCGCTCAGATGCGCAACTCGAAGGTGCTCAGTCCTTCCCGGCGCGGCCGCGTGCGCTGCGGATCGCGTCCAGGAACCGGCTGGCGGCGCCCCCCTCCGCGGGTGCGGCGGGGGCCGCCGCGTCCTGCTCCGCGAGGGTGAGGCGATAGCGCGTACCGTTGACCGTGGCGCGTGCCTGGTCCCCGTCGGTGAACCAGGGCCTGCCGGCCCGGACCGACTGCACCGGAGCGCTGTCGATCTCCCGGCCGTTGCTGGTCAGCAGCTCCAGCCTGCCGTCCTTGATCAGGACCTGTCCGGCACGCGTGACGGAGCGCAGATTCTTCTCGATCCGCACTCCTCGGGCGTTGAACTCGGTTTCCGCCACGTGGACCGCCTCCCCGAATCTCCCCAGCGGGCTCGCGCCCGCTCTCCCATTGTCCCTGTTGCGCAGTCTGCCCGTGACAGCGACTGGACACCAGTACCCACATATGATCGAGATGACCGACTGTTTTCAGTCAGGTCGGAACGCGAGCACAGGGAAGCGGTATGAACGGCGCGGGCACCACACAGCAGGCGATCATGGGCACCATCGACGTGGACCGGAGTGACACCGCTTATCGGGACTGGCTGAAAGAAGCCGTCCGAAAGGTCCAGGCCGACGCCAATCGCTCGGCCGACACCCACCTGCTGCGCTTTCCGCTGCCCGAGCAGTGGGGCATCGACCTGTACCTGAAGGACGAGTCCACCCACCCCACCGGCAGCCTCAAGCACCGGCTGGCCCGCTCGCTGTTCCTGTACGGGCTGTGCAACGGGTGGATCAGGCCCGGCAAGCCCGTCATCGAGGCGTCCAGCGGGTCCACCGCGGTCTCCGAGGCGTACTTCGCCAAGCTGATCGGGGTGCCGTTCATCGCCGTGATGCCGCGCACCACCAGCCGCGAGAAGTGCCGCCTGATCGAGTTCCACGGCGGCCGCTGCCACTTCGTGGACGACTCCCGGCGGATGTACGAGGTGGCCGCGGCGCTCGCGGCGGAGACCGGCGGCCACTACGTCGACCAGTTCACCTATGCCGAGCGCGCCACCGACTGGCGGGGCAACAACAACATCGCCGAGTCGATCTACCAGCAGCTGCGGCTGGAGCGGTTCCCCGAGCCTGCGTGGATCGTCGCGACCGCGGGCACCGGCGGCACCTCCGCGACGATCGCCCGCTACGTCCACTACATGAGTTTCGACACCCGGGTCTGCGTCGCGGACCCCGAGAACTCCTGCTTCTTCGACGGCTGGGTGAACGACGACCCGGACGCCACCAGTGACTGCGGCTCGCGGATCGAGGGCATCGGCCGACCGCGGATGGAGCCGAGCTTCATACCGGGCGCGATCGACCGGATGATGAAGGTGCCGGACGCGGCGAGCGTTGCGGCGGTGCGCGCGCTGGAGGGCGCCATCGGCCGCAAGGCGGGCGGCTCGACCGGCACGGGGCTGTGGAGCGCGCTGCGGATCGTCGCGGAGATGGTGGCCGAGTCACGTACGGGCAGCGTGGTCACCCTGCTGTGCGACCCGGGCGACCGCTACCTGGACAAGTACTACTCCGACGCCTGGCTGGCGGAGCAGGGGCTGGACATCACGCCGTACGCGATGGCGATCGAGGGCTTCCTGGCGACGGGGAAGTGGTCGAGCTGACCGCGCCGCGCGGCACGCACCGAGCCGCCGGGCGCTAGCGCCCGGCGGACGCCACGCGGCGGTCCAGGGCCCGCATCGCGCGCCGGAACGCGCGCCCCACGCCCGCCCGGCCCAGTGTCATCGCCCACCGCAGCGGCGCCGGGGCGTCCACCGCGAAGGTGTACCGGACCCGGGTGCCGGCTCCGTTGCCGGACGGCGTCAGCCGCCACTCCTCCAGCAGGGCCCGCAGCCCCGGGGCGTTGGTCGCGTCCACCCGGTACGCGTACCGCTCGGCGGGCTCGGCCGCCAGGACCGTCTCGGCGAACCGGGTGCCGCCCCGCAGCCGGACCTCCCGGCCCCGCCCGCCGTCCACCGGGCGCGCCTCGGCGACGGCGGCGAACCACCGCGGCCAGTCCGCGGTGGTTCGCAGTTGGTGGAAGACGGCGTCGGGGGCGGCCGCCACCTCGGCATGGAAGACCAGCCGCAACGGGGCGGCCCCGAGGAAGTCGAGCCCGACGGGGCGCAGGCGGCGTGTCATGGCCGCACCATAGCTGACATGCCGTCAAGTCGGCAGGTTGCTCACCGCGGTCACCGGGTCACTCGGTCACCGGGTCACCGGCGCCAGGTTGATGCCCCACTTGGCGAGATCCCTCGGGCCCTGGGTGAGGAACGAGTCCCCGCAGTGGTTGATCCTGCCGTTGAGCGGCGTGGAGATGTGGTCGTCGCCGACGGACCCGTGACGCGGAAGGGGCAGGAGGTGCCTGGGCAGGTCGGTGGAGTCACCGCCGCTGCCTCCGCCACTGCCTCCGCCGTGGTTGGTGACGGTGCAGTTGTTCTCGAACGACACGTTCGGGGGGCCGTCGGACAGCGTGGCCGCCCCGGCGACGGGCGCGACGCCGAGCACCGCACCCGCTGCCGCCGCGGTGACTGCCACAAAGCTTGCGATCTCACGTGTTGGCATGCCGGGTGAACGACGCGGAGCACCATAGGGTTCGCCCGGACTCGCCCGTTCGGGTCGCTGTCCCGACCGGCGGAACGCGCTCGGCGCCCGCTACGGCTGCCCGTCGTCCGACGGCTCGCCCGCCACGATCAGCTCCGGCAGGTGCTCCGCGATCTCCGCCCGCTCCCGCGCGGGCAGGCCCGCGTCCGTCACGAGCGCGTCCACCTCGTCCAGCGAGGCGAAGGAACTCAGGCCCACCGTGCCCCATTTGGTGTGGTCCGCCACCACCACGACCCGCCGCGCCGACCGCACGAAATGGCGGTTGGTCTCCGCCTCCGCCAGGTTCGGCGTCGACAGCCCCGCCTCGACCGATATCCCGTGCACCCCGAGGAACAGCACATCGAAGTGCAGGGAACGGATCGCGGCGTCCGCGACCGGACCCACCAGGGTGTCCGACGGCGTCCGCACCCCGCCCGTCAGCACCACCGTCGCCGCCCCCGGGCGCGCCGCGCCCGCGCCGCCGCCCGCGGCCGAGCGCTGCGCCGCGTAGAAGACGTCGGCGACCCGGACCGAGTTCGTCACGACCGTCAGATCCGGAACCTCCAGCAGCCGCTGGGCCAGCGCGTACGCGGTCGTCCCGCCCGCGAGGGCGATCGCGCTGCCGGGCGCCGCCATCGCCGCCGCGGCCCGCGCGATGTCCTCCTTCGCGCTCAGCTCCAGCGCCGACTTCGCCTCGAACCCGGGCTCGTAGGTGCTCGCCTCCGCGACCGGCACCGCACCGCCGTGCACCTTCTCCACCACACCCAGCCGGGCGAGGGCGTCCAGATCGCGACGGACCGTCATGTCCGACACGTTCAGCTTGCGCGTGAGTTCGTTGACCCGCACCCCGCCGCGCCGCCTGACCTCGTCGAGGATCAGAGCACGCCGCTGCTCCGCGAGGAGGTTCTGGTTGTCACTCACGGTGTTCCCACCTTGCTTCCGATCAGCCACCCGCCCAGGTGAGCTCATCCTCCCACGCGCCGATGACAGGCGGCCGGATGAGCGCACAGGGTTACGATTTCGGTTCACCCGCCCGTGTCGCGCCACGACCACGCCGCGCGGCGGGGATGCTTCATGGGGGATGTCCCAGACCTCATGGGGACACCGGAATCGGGGGGCGACGGTGGCGACGACCACGCGGGACAACGGCACGGCACGAGGGCAGGAGCAGCCGGACGGGACACCGGACACGGCACCGGACGCCGCGCCGGACGACGGGCCGGAAGGGCAGCCGGACACCGAGTCGGACAACGGGCCGGAAAGGGCGCCGGACGGCAAGCGGCCGCGGCTGGAGCTGGAGCTGCTGGTCCACGGGGTCGGCGGCGCGACGCCCCAGGAGATGCTGGCCGACCCGCGCGTCGTCCGGGTCACCGGCGACCAGACCGCGGGCGTCCACCGCCGGACCGAGGACGGCGACGCCGAGGACCGCCCCGGCGACTACCGCCGCGAACCCGTCCGCGAGGCGTACTGCTGGTCCAACCTCACCTCGGGCAACGGCGCCCGCGCCCTGTGGCTGCTCCTGCTGCCCTTCATGGTCGCCAACCTCGCCCACTGGATGCGGCCGCCCGCGCCCGGCCGCACCCGGACGGTACGCGCCTACGGCGTCCTCGTCCGGCTCGTCGCCCTCAGCCTGACCGTGGTGCTGATCGCCGCGGCCTGCGAAGTGGCCCTGGACCTGGTCGCCTGGCAGTGCGCCGGCACCGGCTCGTGCGCCGACAACCGGCCCTGGCTCGGCTTCATGTCCGCCGGGCACGACGGCTGGTGGAGCCAGCCGGGCCGCAGGCTCGCCCTCGCCGCCCTGCTGCCCGCCGCGCTGACCGGGCTGCTGTGGTACCTGTCGAACCGCACCTGGAGCGCCTACGAGTCGCAGCCGCCCCTCGGGCTCCCGGTCGAGGAGACCGACCCGGAGTCCGGCGAAGGACCGGCGCTGCGGCTGCCCGGCTTCTGGTACGGCCGCCGGCTCGTGGCCCGGCTGCGCGCCGCCCACACCGCCGCGGGCTTCCTCACCGTCGCGTCGGCCGTCGCCGCCCCCGCCGCCCGCTACGACCACGCGCCGGGCGGCAGCGCGGCACTGGACGTCTTCAGCTGGGTGCTGGCCGCGGTACTGGTCGTCGTCGAACTGATGGTGCTCTACGTGGTGTGCAGCCGCGGCCGCAGCGAGAGCAGGCTGGACGAGCACCTCGACCGGCTCACCGTCACCGCGCTGCCGAGTGCCGCGCTGGGCAGCCTCGCGCTGTCGATGCTGTACGCGGGCTGGTCCCGCCCGGACTGGTCCTCGGCCGGGCGGCAGCTGCCCGGCGACCAGACCTTCGGCCTCATCGTCCTCGTCCAGGGTGCGCTGGTCACCGGCATCGCGGTGTGCGCCCTGCTGCTGCACCGCGCCAACCGCACCCCGCGTACCCCGCTGTTCGGGCTCGGCGGGGCGGCGGTGGCCATGTTCGCCTGCGCCCTGGGCGCGCTGCTGACCGGGGGCGTCACCCAGCGGATGGCCGACTGGCTGGACGGCCCGGCCGTCCCCGGCGCGGGGCCGATGCCGGGCCCGCCGGTCATCCTGTCCTGGCAGGCCGCCGCCGTCCCCGTGCTGGTGCTCCTGCTGCTGCTCCTGGCCGCCGTCTTCGCCGTCCGCGTATGGCGGGTGCGGGCCCGGCTGATCCGCACCGTGCCGGACGGCTATCCGGGGGAGCGGCCCGACGGCGTGCGCACCCGCAGGATCGCCGGGACCATCGCCCGCGCCGGACTCACCGACGACGTGCCCGCCATCGTCGGCCCCCTGGCCCTGTTCGCGCTCGTGCTCGGCGCGGGCGCCGTCGCCGGCGCCTGGGCCACCGACGAGGTCCCCGGCCGGGCCTGCGACGACACCAACGCGGTGCTCGACGGCGCCGCGCAGACCGCGCAGGCGCTGGGCTCCTGGCTGGTGGGCCTGGCGTTCCTGACCTTCGTCGCCTGGGGGCGGCGCGCCTACCGCAACCCGTCGGCCCGCCGCACCATCGGCATCCTGTGGGACGTCGGCACGTTCTGGCCGCGCGCCGCGCACCCCTTCGCGCCGCCCTGCTACGCCGAGCGGGCCGTCCCCGACCTCACCTGGCGGATGCGGACCTGGACCCAGCGCACCGGCGGCCGGCTGGTCATCTCCGGCCACTCCCAGGGCAGCGTGCTGGCGGCGGCCGCCGTCTGGCAGTTGGACCGCAAGACCCGCCGTCAGGTCGCCCTGCTCACCTACGGCTCCCCGCTGGAGCGGCTGTACGGCCGCTGGTTCCCCGCCTACTTCGGCCCCGGCCCGCTGCTCGCCCTGCACGGCGAGGTGCGCTGCTGGCGCAACCTGTGGCGGTACACCGACCCCATCGGCGGCCCCATCCGGCTGCCGGACGAGGCCGGGCCCGAGGTGGACCGCGGCGCCCTCAAGGATCCGCTCGCCTACGGCCGTACCGCCGAACACCCGCTGCCCGCCGCCATCCTGGGGCACGGCGACTACCAGGCCGACCCGGTCTTCGAGCAGGAGCGGGCCGGGCTGCTGGCCCGGCTGCCCGACGGGGCCGGGCACCGGCTCCCCGCTCAGGGCAGCGCCGGCAGGTCCTCCGGATAGAGCAGGGTGAGCTCGTCGGTGCTCGGGTCGGCCAGCTGGGCGACCCGGCCCGCGTGCCGCTCGACCATCGCCTCGAAGGTCTGCCGGGCGGTACGGCCGTTGCCGAACGCCGGGCCCTTGGGCACCGCCGTGAAGTACTTCAGCAGCGCCTCCGACGCGCCCTCCCCGATCCGGTACTCCTGCTCCTCCGCCTGCTGCTCCACGATCCGCAGCAGCTCCTCGGGGGTGTAGTCGCCGAAGGTGATGGTGCGGGAGAAGCGGGACGCCACCCCGGGGTTGACGGTCAGGAACCGCTCCATCTCCGCGGTGTACCCGGCGACGATGACGACGACCGCCTCGCGGTGGTCCTCCATCAGCTTCACCAGCGTGTCGATGGCCTCCCGGCCGAAGTCCCGGCCCGCGTCCTCCGGTGACAGGGCGTACGCCTCGTCGATGAACAGCACCCCGCCGCGCGCCCGGTCGAACGCCTCCTGGGTACGGATCGCCGTGGAGCCGATGTGCTCGCCCACCAGGTCCACCCGGGAGACCTCCACCAGATGGCCGCGCTCCAGCACCCCGAGGGCGGCCAGGATCTCGCCGTACAGCCGGGCCACCGTGGTCTTGCCGGTCCCGGGGAGCCGGTGAAGACCAGATGGCGGCGGACCGAGGCGGCCTTGAGCCCGGCCCGCTGCCGCCGGCGGCCGACCTCGATCATGTCGGTCAGCGCCCGCACCTCGCGCTTGACGCTCTCCAGCCCGACCAGCGCGTCCAGCGCCCCCAGCACCTCCTTGGCCTCCCGGGCCGGCGGCGCGGGCTCAGCCATCTGGGCGGTCTGCGCGGGCCGCGGCACCGGGACGCCGCCCAGCAGCCCGGCGGTTGCCGGGGCCGACTGCGTTGCCGTGGCCGGGAGCGGCGGCGGGACGGGCTCCGGCGTCGCGCTCTCGTCGCTGGTGCAGTCCTCGCTGACGGGGCCGGGCTCGGCGAACTCGTAGCCGCCGCGGGCGCAGCGCTCGGTGCGGCAGCGGGTCAGCGTCGTACGGCAGCCGTCGATGATGTGGAAGCCGTAGCCGCCGCTGCCCGTCACCCGGCAGGTGTGGAACGTGCCCCGGCCCTCGGCGGAGACGTAGAACCCGGCCTCGGTGGGGGAGCTGACCGTGGTGCGCTCCACCGTCGGGTCGGCGCCCTTGGTGACGATCACCCCGGTCGCCGTCCCGTCGATCGTGCAGCCCGCCAGCGTCCCGCCGCTGCCGTGGTCGCGGAACCACGCGCCGGTCGCGGCCTCCCGGATCCGGCAGTCGTCCAACTGGGCGGTCGCCCCGTCGCTCACCGACACCGCCGTGTTGCGCACCTGGGAGATGTCGCTGTCCACCACGTCGGCACGGGAGCCGCGGTCCAGGACGAACAGGGCGTCCGGCACATCACGCACCCGGCAGGCGTCGAGCACGGCCGCCGCCCCGTCGCTCACCCACACCGCCGGGTAGTCGCCGGTGCTGTCATGTATCTCGCACTGGTTGGCGTCCACGCGCGTGCCCGGGTCCCACACCGACAGGCCGTTGCGCCCGAACCGGCGGACCGTGGAGCGGGTGAGCGTCAGCACCGAACGCGACCGCAGGTCCACCGCGTTCTCCGGAATGTCGTGGATGTCGCAGTCGGCGAGCGTGAGGACGGCGTCGGTGTCGAGGTTGACCCCGTCGGAGGAGGTCCGGTGCACCTGGCAGTCCGTCAGGTGTCCCGTGGCGCGCGCCGAGACCGCGACGCCCGCGCCCCGGATCTCGTACACCTCGCAGCCGACCGCCTCCAGCGTGCTGCCCTCACCGGTGACGGAGAGACCGGACCCGGAGGTGTGGTGGACCTTGCAGCGCTCCAGCCGCGGACGGCCGCCGCCGCGCACCGCGACGCCGGACTGCCCCGCGGCCACCACCTCGCACTCCTCGAACACCCCGCCCGCGCCGTCCAGGACGCTCACGCCCACCCCGGCCGGGTTGTCGACGGACGTGCGGCGCACCGTCGGCCGGGCGCCGCCGCGCACCTCGATGCCCACCGCCGAGCGGGTGGCCACCCGCACGTCGCAGATCTCCGGCGCCCCGTCCTCGACCAGCAGCGCGGGCGAGGCCGAGTCCTGCCCCTCGATGTGCAGGTCCCGCACGGTCGCGGAGGCGCGGATGGTCAGCGCCACACCGTCGGCCGGGGCGATCCGCACCGCGCCGCGGGAGCCCTCCGGGCCGCGCAGCGTCACCGCCCGGCCGATCACCAGGTTCTCCCGGTACGTACCCGGGGAGATCGACAGCACGTCCCCCTCCCCGGCCGCCTCCAGCGCCGCGGCGAGGGAGGCGTACTCTCCTGTGCGGCGCCGCCAGCGCGACGTTCCGGTGTGCGTCACCTGGACGACCGAGCCCTGTGCCATGGTGCTGCTGTGCCCCCACCTCGTGCGTGTGCCGACCGCGTACAGCGGCGCCGTGAAGGCCCGCCGTGGTGCGTGAAGGCCCCACCGTAGCGTGCGCGGTGGAGGGCGAGTTGAGCGGTCAGCTCCCCGCGCCCGCTCTGCCCCAATCCTGCCCGGCCCGTTCCCACGCGCTGTCCCAGCGGGCGTACCGCCGATGCGTCAGCCGCCATACGACCAGCCGCCGCGCGCCCTCCACCAGGCCGGCCGCCAGGGCCGCCGCGCCCACCCCGGCGAAGACGGCGTGCGTGGTGGCCGTCGCGCTGTCCAGCGGGCGGCCGACCGGCGAGCCGTGCTCGTCGGTCCACAGCGGGATGCGGTCGCCCGGGCCGGCCTCGGAGGCCGGCGCGTGCACCGTTCCGGTGCGCGTCTTCCCGTCCGGCCCGGTCCAGCGGGCGAGCACCCGGCGGTGGGCGTCCCGCGCCGACGAGGTCTCCGGGTCGGGGTCGACCGGCGGCTGCGCCAGCACCGTGACCACGGTCGCCGTCACCTCGTGCCGCCGGGCCCGCTGTTCGCGCACCGCGTCGTTGAGCGCGTCATGGGCGATCATGCCGGTCAGCCAGCCGACGGCGGGGGCGAGGCACAGGATCAGCAGGGCGGCGGCCAGCCCCGCGCACGCCTCGGCCAGGTCCGTCGCGCGGCGCAGCGGGTTGTCCCGCCACCGCCAGAGCCCCCGAACCGTTCGCACCCTGCCGCACCCCCTTGTCCGTTTGTGAGTACCTCATATACCGCGTCAGGCGGGAGGAGCGGTGTACGGACGGCGAAATCCGGACCCCGC
Coding sequences within it:
- a CDS encoding PPOX class F420-dependent oxidoreductase; protein product: MVPHEIARSAYVSLVTYRRDGTPVPTPVWAVAAGDTLLVWTGADSWKVRRLRNDPRVTVTPCGFRGRAVRGAAAVPATGRVLADPAGVARVHAAMARKYRWRFRMVDRAHKLLFRGRLRHVGIAVTFRPADQPAG
- a CDS encoding phosphotriesterase, with the translated sequence MVNAAAIRTVLGDIPPAELGVCDAHDHLFLRSPLLPGQELDNASAAADELRAFRGLGGGSVVQWTPYGMGRGAGALAGLARATGVHVVAATGLHQAVHYPPRLLDDVRDRLADLFTEELTRGIGGDGPRAGLIKVAGGFHGLDAHARHTMTAAARAHHRTGAPIGVHLELGTGAWDVLDLLCGELGVPPRRVLLGHLNRSPDPTDHRRLAETGAYLAFDGPSRAHHATDWRLPEALAALADAGYADRLLLGGDTTTAAARAATGGGPGMPYLLRRLRPRLAADLGEELVERILVGNPARAFAVEWRAPSDQPAG
- a CDS encoding DUF4865 family protein, whose translation is MHAMQYRITLPADYDMEIIRRRVATRGHLLDDFPGLGLKAYGIRERGVDGSPVNAYAPFYLWASPEAMNRFLWGAGFRGLVEDFGRPTVEHWQGLAFERGPAADRAPRTATRRAEPVPPGADPATAVERALAETGERARTEGVHSTALAIDPRHWELLHFTLWRDDAPEAAGDRFQVLHLSAPHLDALPQGRHW
- a CDS encoding ATP-binding protein, translating into MISLPSRHCTVELQALPARIGQVRRIVSAQLRYWHIDALIDPAALCVTELLTNVHRHAEPDKQCTVEIVLMLDRLTVSVRDRDPRLPRVCEADPVSTHGRGLTMVAAVSESWGMHAGDDGSGKVVWFTLAAPRGLTTGTSPLAAHGAGRAPAAERRAAAPPDRRGGTRPGPVAAARERTAVRSAVSG
- a CDS encoding PLP-dependent cysteine synthase family protein, with amino-acid sequence MNGAGTTQQAIMGTIDVDRSDTAYRDWLKEAVRKVQADANRSADTHLLRFPLPEQWGIDLYLKDESTHPTGSLKHRLARSLFLYGLCNGWIRPGKPVIEASSGSTAVSEAYFAKLIGVPFIAVMPRTTSREKCRLIEFHGGRCHFVDDSRRMYEVAAALAAETGGHYVDQFTYAERATDWRGNNNIAESIYQQLRLERFPEPAWIVATAGTGGTSATIARYVHYMSFDTRVCVADPENSCFFDGWVNDDPDATSDCGSRIEGIGRPRMEPSFIPGAIDRMMKVPDAASVAAVRALEGAIGRKAGGSTGTGLWSALRIVAEMVAESRTGSVVTLLCDPGDRYLDKYYSDAWLAEQGLDITPYAMAIEGFLATGKWSS
- a CDS encoding SRPBCC family protein, yielding MTRRLRPVGLDFLGAAPLRLVFHAEVAAAPDAVFHQLRTTADWPRWFAAVAEARPVDGGRGREVRLRGGTRFAETVLAAEPAERYAYRVDATNAPGLRALLEEWRLTPSGNGAGTRVRYTFAVDAPAPLRWAMTLGRAGVGRAFRRAMRALDRRVASAGR
- a CDS encoding DeoR/GlpR family DNA-binding transcription regulator, which gives rise to MSDNQNLLAEQRRALILDEVRRRGGVRVNELTRKLNVSDMTVRRDLDALARLGVVEKVHGGAVPVAEASTYEPGFEAKSALELSAKEDIARAAAAMAAPGSAIALAGGTTAYALAQRLLEVPDLTVVTNSVRVADVFYAAQRSAAGGGAGAARPGAATVVLTGGVRTPSDTLVGPVADAAIRSLHFDVLFLGVHGISVEAGLSTPNLAEAETNRHFVRSARRVVVVADHTKWGTVGLSSFASLDEVDALVTDAGLPARERAEIAEHLPELIVAGEPSDDGQP